A stretch of the Lolium perenne isolate Kyuss_39 chromosome 3, Kyuss_2.0, whole genome shotgun sequence genome encodes the following:
- the LOC127342877 gene encoding chaperone protein dnaJ 6, which produces MQSQPQYRSSYYAVLGVHPRASAAEIRAAYQRLAMRWHPDKIASGRADPARAEEAKARFQQIHEAYKVLSDEKRRALYDAGMYDPLDDDQEEVEGFHDFLQEMLSLMAAVGREEPVYSLGELQSMLNGMMQDFASPQPTPPPPSSFFANAAPSTRPSGGQQQRRSSSSVRPQGFSSSACFTRTAFSGC; this is translated from the exons ATGCAGTCGCAGCCGCAGTACCGGTCCTCCTACTACGCCGTGCTCGGCGTCCACCCCCGCGCGTCcgccgccgagatacgcgccgcgtACCAGCGCCTCGCCATG AGGTGGCACCCGGACAAGATCGCCAGTGGCCGTGCGGATCCGGCGCGCGCGGAGGAGGCCAAGGCCAGGTTCCAGCAGATACACGAGGCGTACAAGG TGTTGTCGGACGAGAAGAGGAGGGCGCTCTACGATGCCGGGATGTACGATCCCCTGGACGACGACCAAGAGGAGGTCGAG GGTTTCCACGATTTCCTTCAGGAGATGCTCTCGCTCATGGCCGCAGTTGGTCGGGAG GAACCCGTGTATTCCCTGGGCGAACTCCAGTCCATGCTCAACGGGATGATGCAGGATTTCGCCTCGCCCCAGCCCACTCCACCGCCACCAAGCAGCTTCTTCGCCAACGCTGCTCCATCGACGCGGCCCAGCGGTGGGCAGCAGCAGCGTCGATCATCCTCGAGCGTGCGGCCCCAGGGATTCAGCAGCTCAGCGTGCTTCACCCGGACGGCTTTCTCTGGCTGCTAA
- the LOC127338456 gene encoding histone deacetylase clr6-like, with the protein METEGNSLPSPSCPDGRKRRVCYYYDPGIANVDYGEHHVMVPRRVAMTHGLVTNYRLLRDMELLRTRPATEDELAGILNEDYLRLLRDLTPGTYRADTARRHHIGALAGDERNDNPVIDGLWDYCARYAGGSLAAARALGSGSSDIAINWSGGMHHACSGEASGFCYVNDIALAIKELLATFPRVLYVDIDVHHGDGVEKYFAADGRVMTVSFHQYGRGGKGSDTFFFPGTGSAEDVGEGAGKYRTLNVPMKAGMDDAGYKELFVPIMREVMGVFRPDAIVLQCGADSLSGDRLGEFNLSVRGHAECVSYLRSFNVPLLLLGGGGYTINHVASCWCYETAVAVGKEKEIPDDIPHHGYEHYYKDQGYKLHYGVTKVGRNASTKEYMDNIRNEALKNVQNLHELLKRGVDRSVQFKDIDDQELYKQRPKKRSNRDEEDPMDRLHRLCGEADVRNFFARLGDENIRGTDSSPGRETKIYEERRRASSAAVHRCSH; encoded by the coding sequence ATGGAGACGGAAGGGAACTCGCTACCGTCGCCGTCGTGCCCAGACGGCAGGAAGCGGCGCGTGTGCTACTACTACGACCCTGGCATCGCCAACGTGGACTACGGCGAGCACCACGTGATGGTTCCCCGCCGCGTTGCCATGACGCACGGCCTCGTCACCAACTACCGCCTCCTCCGCGACATGGAACTCCTCCGCACCAGACCCGCCACCGAGGACGAGCTCGCAGGCATCCTCAACGAAGactacctccgcctcctccgcgacCTCACCCCGGGCACCTACCGAGCCGACACGGCGCGGCGGCACCACATCGGCGCCCTCGCCGGCGACGAGCGCAACGATAACCCGGTCATCGACGGCCTCTGGGACTACTGCGCGCGGTACGCCGGCGGGTCGCTGGCCGCGGCGCGCGCGCTCGGGAGCGGCAGTTCCGACATCGCCATCAACTGGTCCGGCGGGATGCACCACGCCTGCAGCGGCGAGGCCAGCGGCTTCTGCTACGTCAACGACATCGCACTCGCCATCAAGGAGCTCCTGGCCACCTTCCCCCGCGTGCTGTACGTGGACATCGACGTGCACCACGGCGACGGCGTCGAGAAGTACTTCGCGGCCGACGGCAGGGTCATGACGGTCTCCTTCCACCAGTACGGCCGCGGCGGCAAGGGGAGCGACACGTTCTTCTTCCCGGGGACCGGGAGCGCCGAGGACGTCGGCGAGGGCGCGGGGAAGTACCGCACCCTGAACGTGCCGATGAAGGCCGGCATGGACGACGCCGGGTACAAGGAGCTGTTCGTGCCCATCATGAGGGAGGTCATGGGGGTGTTCCGGCCAGACGCCATCGTGCTGCAGTGCGGCGCCGACTCGCTCTCCGGCGACCGGCTCGGGGAATTCAACCTTTCCGTCAGGGGCCACGCGGAGTGCGTCAGTTACCTCCGGAGTTTCAACGTGCCGCTGCTGctcctcggcggcggcggttaCACCATCAACCACGTCGCGTCGTGCTGGTGCTACGAGACCGCGGTCGCAGTAGGCAAAGAGAAGGAGATCCCCGACGACATACCCCACCATGGCTACGAGCACTACTACAAGGACCAGGGATACAAGCTCCACTACGGGGTGACCAAGGTGGGGAGAAACGCCAGCACGAAGGAGTACATGGACAACATAAGGAACGAAGCTCTCAAGAACGTGCAGAACCTTCACGAGCTCTTGAAGCGCGGCGTCGATCGGAGCGTGCAGTTCAAGGACATCGACGACCAGGAACTCTACAAGCAGCGTCCAAAAAagagaagcaacagagatgaagaGGACCCCATGGACAGGCTGCACCGGCTGTGCGGCGAGGCGGACGTTCGCAACTTCTTCGCCAGGTTGGGGGACGAAAATATACGAGGAACAGATTCTTCGCCAGGTCGGGAGACGAAAATATACGAGGAACGGCGTAGGGCGTCCTCCGCTGCTGTCCATAGGTGTAGCCATTGA